One Ictalurus furcatus strain D&B chromosome 7, Billie_1.0, whole genome shotgun sequence genomic window, CAGTGAGGACGGCGGAGTTAGGACAGGAAGGACACGGTGAGGACGGCGGAGTTGGGACAGGAAGGACACAGTGAGGACGGCGGAGTTAGGACAGGAAGGACACGGTGAGGACGGCGGAGTTGGGACAGGAAGGACACAGTGAGGACGGCGGAGTTAGGACAGGAAGGACACGGTGAGGACGGCGGAGTTGGGACAGGAAGGACACAGTGAGGACGGCGGAGTTGGGACAGGAAGGACACAGTGAGGACGGCGGAGTTAGGACAGGAAGGACACAGTGAGGACGGCGGAGTTGGGACACTGATAAACTCACCCAGGTCTGTTTGGGATCCAGAATCATCAGCTTTGGGCAACTCGACTACAACCTGTATAAAGTAAAACagtgttgctaggcaacagCGTAATACAGACACATGATAGATAATGACTAGCAGTTTAattcagctagctagcatgtagcGGTTAAGCCTTTTATACATAATCACCGAGGAAAGAAAACGGAAACGTCAATTTTTCTCTTGTGCTGACAAAAAGTTCTAAAGACCGTATGAATCAAATTATAAAGAATATtacttaaaaacaacaacaacaataacaataacaataacaataataataataataataataagtgactTACCCAAAGATTCAGGAGTCCGTTTTCATCCAGCGACCCCAGCTGGAATGACAGACCCAGTGACTCTGCGATTTACAACAGAAAGGAAGTGACTTAAaataacttcctgtttctcttcCTGGGAAAAATACTGCTTTAAGGAAACTGACTTTTTAATGTTGACACTAGGATCAGACTGTGATCAGGGATACTAGCCTGCTAACCCAGCTAATAGTGTTGCTGCACTGGGACTTCTGATATAAAAACGGCTTCTAGTTATTACAACGTTTCTGAAATCTGTGACGCTTTCCTAATTTGGTCACAGCTTCCTGTTTCAGTTAACCCTCGCTCGTTCTGATTTTGCTCTGGTTGTGCGTTTATTACACAACTACACAGAACTGTGGTTCAAAtccatgagatttttttttctctataataaacaaacacatttaatttacttaaaactttttaaatattattataaggGTTACCTTCTTGGTCCGGCAGCAGTGGATCtctaagccccgcccccacgTTGACCAGGACTGGCTCGACGGACACTACGGAAGAGAAATGCCCCGCTCCTGACAGCACagcgtctacacacacacacacataatatgaTGACTATGCATTAGTCCTGtatattgttgattattttcctataacagaacacAGTGCATGTTATTCCTTAATAAACAGTGCgagttgtgtgtgttgagtaCACCGGTCTGACCGGTGGAGAAGGTCGGGTGACGCAGTGTCCActcctcctcacacactctGACGTGCGAATGAGAGCCGGAATGTTCTCTCAGATCCCACACCAGCACAGAACCCACATCTGTCCCAGCAAACACCAGCGCGGCCTTCCCGGGACTGAAGCAGCAGCTCCGCACCTGCGACACGGGGAGAAGGGAGACTCATACCTGCGctcgtgtgagtgtgtgagtgtgtgtgcgtgtgtgtgtgtgtgtacctcagctTCACAGACGAGGATCCTCTGAGGTGTGGACGGCTCCCAgatgttccacacacacatcagcgtCTTACTGTCGAGTGTGACGTCGCTGGAGCCGGAGTGCGGGGAGTGAACGGAGAGCAAGGTGTGGGTCTGCGTCTGGGAGAAGTGCAACAACGTCACCTGTcgacctgcacacacacacacacacacacacacacacacacacacacacagtgacaacaatagacattgtcataAAGGAGCGAGCTGTACTGAAAGCAATATCTATTAAAcatatatgtgtctgtgtgtgtgtgtgtgtgtgtgtgtgtgcgtatgtgtatgtgtgtatgtcacCTTGTAGAAAGTTCAGCTGGGTGTTGAGATGAACACAGCCGTCactgaaggagagtgtgtgtgtatgtgactgcAGCTTTTTCACAGAGTTGCTCTCAGCGATGTTTTCCTCCAGCAATACTGCCAtcacctgcaacacacacacacacacacacacacacacacacacacacacacaccttagaGCTGGGTGACGAGCAGTTTTTGAGTGAAagtagtgaaataaataaatcctaccTGCGTGGCAGAACTGAGGAACGCGGCGAGTCGCTTCGAGTCCACGCTCATCCTGGTGACAGACTCGCCTGATGCATTGTGGGAAATCTGAGGGTCTGAGGGTAATTAATCATCCACCAGTCAGTCATTCTGTACTCAACACTCCTCATCttacatcatatatatatgtctgttaCGCCGTGCTCATCACCTCCACACGCGACGCTGGTCTCCGGCGGATGTTGTGTCCACTTGTCCGCGATGTCCGCCTCGTCCGTCTGAGTGTCTCGCTCGATGTTGTCCTCGTTGCACTGCACGTAGGCCTGAGGACACACAAGTGTGAAAGCAGTGTGTtagttcaggaataaaacactcagtttTACAGAGTCGCTGTCACACTTCCTGAGGTGCGtgtcctcttaaaccacagcagcGCCGCCAACGCCAGCGCTTTTCTATTTGAACGACGTGGTGGAATATTTCACTATATTTACTTCACATTAAAATCAAACGCGAGTGTGTGATCGTGTAGAGCAAATTCGGTAGGACAGACCTGCTTGGTGTTGGCCGTCCCGTAGCTCTTGATGTACAAGTCGTACTCGCGGACTGGAGGCAGATCCAGGAGACTCTCGGTGACGGAATAGTCCAGCTCGATCAGGCGCAGGAGCTCGGTGCTGCGTTTCCTAACGTCACAGAAACACTGTCAGGTATCAGGATGTCTCCATGACGTGACAAGCCGCGTTTCattttgatgatgataatgataggggtcagagcgcagggaaCACTCAGGTGGAGGTGACTCACTTCTGTTTATCGGCCGCTTCCTGgtttatctctctctgcctcGCTGCGGTGAAGTCGATGACCCGGCCGTACGTGCGACTTTTCCTTGAGTCGGCACTCACTAACAGAaagataacacacacagtagAGTCCATCATTTGAACAGTAGACGTAATGGAGTTGTGGGAGGGGTTTCGGGACGAGGCGAGCGCTACCTCTGTCGGAGATCTCAGACCCCTGGGTCGAGGGTGTGGACCGTGCCGTGCCGAGCAGCTCGTTCTCCTTCTCCATGGCTCTCCGGATGTCCTCGACCTCCCGTCTGCTGCGTGGACTCATCTCCGGCTCTGCTTCCCTCTTTTCACTTTCACgcacctcttcttcttcttctttgtcctcATCAAACTCCTCAAAGTCTTCCTCGTAGTCCTGAAGAGAGACGGAGATTATTTGCTCGGCTCACACATGGATACAATATATAACATGTAATATAACATCTAATCATCTGATAGTGTTCCTGCGCCACTTACAAGCTCTTTTCTCAGGGCTATAATCCAATAAAAGAGACAAGAGTCATCACTTTCGACTCATTAATCCCATCCGAAAAGAACAGCACTTCTAGGTCGATTTCTAGGTAACCcagatatattattattacttttttaataATAGCCTCACCAGTGTCTGCTGGGATTTACTAAATTACTGGAGAAGACTGTCCAAGggtaattgatttatttatttttttaaaagaacagaAATCCCCACCCATTTCTGGCCCTGTCTGTGGTCTGTGCCTCTCCTGACAGCGACAGGGTGCTGTGATGCAGCAGAGTTAAAGTACCAACGAGACATCGAGAGCTGGCGACTAagtgtgggcgtgtccagccaTGCGacaaagtttaactttatgaaATCTGGAGCGACTCGGTGCAGAGACGAGAGTGAAGACAGAATGGCGTTCTTTCGcctcacactgcttctccttcatctcgtaggatatgatgcacGTATATGCTGGTGAATTTTATACGCAAACGCCCTCCCcgtccagaatgtttcattgtagcagcaagaaaactggGTCGTTGCCAGAAGTGGAATGCACCACCCggtgataaatgttactatggcaaccagtagtaggaacgcctaccgGCGACTTCGTAGTACAGCGACAGCGATAAAATCTGTGTGTGAACGTAGCTTTACTCCTACAACCTCCTACTCctactcttataccacagcaactcacCAACgatgacttttttaaaaattagtaaCGAAAGACGCCgtatttttatcagtttatagttacatttaatgtcgtggaagttacgttatagcagctataaacacacGTTCCCTCAGGAgccgctctttctctctcctgaccTTAATCGAGAATTTAACAACACGgtgttaaacaaatataaacaaatattaagCAAATATAATCATAGTGATGTACTGTTTTGGGGGACAGACGGATAGATGGAAAGATGGACAGGTAGATGGATGGTGGATGGACAGGGGGATTGATGgaaagacagatggatggatggatggatggatgtacaggTGGATAgagacatggatggatggacacatggatggatggagagatggagggacGGACAGgaggatggacggacggacggacagatTTCTCTACAGTTGTGTCTCCTGTACCAAAAACTCACCATTTTCTTCTAGCACCAATCCGTTTGAAAGCAATGAGcattaaacagaaagaaaacaaacacacggagacacacacacacccagacacacacacacccagacacacacacacacacacacagacacacacacagacacatggatGTGATGATATGACCCATGGACTGTAACTCACCAGCTCTTACACAGAGCACAGGAAACTCCACTCTCACCTCAAAATCATCCTCATAATCTTCATTCCCATAATCCTCTGCTCCTTCACAGTTGTCCTCAGTCACGTCATTTCCCACCTGCATGTACACTCACGATCAGACTGTGGAACActttcttcccccaagccatcagactcctcaatacccggagactggactgacaccaacccccccctcccccatcccATGACATAAAGCCACTGGAACTTGAACGACtgcatgttaatataaacctgtgacctgcagctgcgctactgccagagctgctgttctagagaattaatcaacacctcctgaccaatcacaatccaggatTCAGCagcgccgtgtgtgtgtgtgtgtgtgtgtgtgtgtttacctccTGCTCAGTTTCACTGTGCTTGCTCTCATGCTCTCTGGGTCTCGGATTCGAATCGTCGTTCCTCTGTTCTCTCCGTTtatccctctcttctctctccatcactccatctccGGCCTGGCGTCTGTATCTCTGCTCGATCTCTCCATCCTCCTGAACCCAACAgcgacatcatcatcatcatcatcatcattattattattattattattattattattattattattatgtttggCTGATGAATTACATGGTTGAATTTTACatgctgctctatctctcttctcctccactCTCTTCTTTCCTCTGAAACACAAGACAAAGAAGTTAAGGGGCggggcctctgtgtgtcagtctcagtgaaggaggcgtggcctctgtgtgtgtcagtcttagtgaaagaggcatggcctctgtgtctatcaggGAGgcatggtctgtgtgtgtgcgtatcaGGGAGGCGTGGTCTTTATGTGTGTCAGGGAGGCgtggtttgtgtgtgcgcacgcgtgtgtgtgtcagggaggcgtggtctgtgtgtgtgcgtatcaGGGAGGCGTggtctttgtgtgtgtcagggaggcgtggtctgtgtgtgtgtgtgtgtgtgtcagggaggcgtggtctgtgtgcgtgtgtgtcaggGAGGTGtggtctgtgtgcgtgtgtgcgcatgtgtcaGGGAGgcgtggtctgtgtgtgtgcgtatcaGGGAGGCGTggtctttgtgtgtgtcagggaggcgtggtctgtgtgtgtgtgtgtgtgtgtcagggaggcgtggtctgtgtgcgtgtgtgtcaggGAGGTGtggtctgtgtgcgtgtgtgcgcatgtgtcaGGGAGgcgtggtctgtgtgtgtgtcagggaggtgtggtctgtgtgtgtgtcagggaggcgtggcttctgtgtgtgtgtcagggaggcatggcttctgtgtgtgtcagtctcattgaaggaggcgtggcctctgtgtgtgtgtgtcagtctcagtgaaagaggcgtggcctctgtgtctatcagggaggcgtggcttctgtgtgtAGTCAGTCtcagcgaaggaggcgtggcttctgtgtgtTGTCAGTCtcagcgaaggaggcgtggcttctgtgtgtCGTCAGTCtcagcgaaggaggcgtggcttctgtgtgtCGTCAGTCtcagcgaaggaggcgtggcttctgtgtgtCGTCAGTCtcagcgaaggaggcgtggcttctgtgtgtCGTCAGTCtcagcgaaggaggcgtggcttctgtgtgtCGTCAGTCTCagcaaaggaggcgtggcttctgtgtgtTGTCAGTCtcagcgaaggaggcgtggcttctgtgtgtTGTCAGTCtcagcgaaggaggcgtggcttctgtgtgtTGTCAGTCtcagcgaaggaggcgtggcttctgtgtgttgtcagtctcagtgaaagagaAATGAAACTCCATAGTCTCACCTCCATCTGTTTTTCCAGTGTGCTGTCTGTGGCCGTGTTTCTCTcgtctttcttgctctctccgTTCTTTATCCTGTTCTTCACCTCCACGATGatgctccctctctctgtgcctctctttcctgtctcgctctctctccctgaaCTTGTCGTCCCCATCTATACTaatttccttctcttttcttctttcattctctcgctctgccctccttctctccctctctctgtctttctccctatccctctcttcccctctatctctccctccctccctcagcctatctctctccttttccttctcccttttttgtctctctctgtctttttctctgtcccccttttctctctctctgtccttttcccTCTcccttttttgtctctctccatcttttccTCTGTCCcccttttctctccctccctccttttccctatccctctctttattcctgtCTCTATCTTTCTCCCTATTCCTCTTTTCCCTCTCTAAATCTTtttccttgtctctctctttccccctctccctcaatccatctctgtctctttctttctctttttctctgtctctgtccttaTCCCTATCTCTCTgccgctctttctctctgtctcggtGCTCCGCCTcaccccgctctctctctcgctcatccCTGACTTCCCCTCTCCTGCCACTTTCCTCCCTGtgcttcctcctctctctctctgggtctcGCTGTGAGcgctctctcctcctcctctcctcctcttggCTCTGTGAATTAATCAGTAActttatttgctttattattaataaccgGCAGTTAACTTCACTAAGGTTTCGAGGGCTAAATCCCTAATCACTGCACCACTATAAGcaaggcattgtgggtaatttaGGAAACTGTTAACCGAAGAAACGGCAGCCGTGTAAATGATCAGaattacatcacaaaataaatcgTGGATGATGTTGAGGATCACATGATAATTATAAAGGATAATAGACAAGGGTGAAATTTtccttttaaacacacacacacacacacacacacacacacacacacacacttaccctcATGTGCCTTATTAAATCGTCAGATCTCCATGTGTCttcttttgttattttcttaagTAAGGAAGGGATTTTAGTCACGTTAAATATGAAatttatacattaaataataataataataataataataataataataatcatcatagcTCATAACCACTCACAGGTCTTTATTTAACTGTACTGCTAATTTACTAACTGAATAACGGATCATTTCATGATGAATTCTTTGTGTTGATGTCAGTGAAACGCTTCGTGGAGATCAGCAGTGTGAAATCCTCACCTTTCCGGAGTACATCGCCGACCCTAACTCTTCTCTTTAAGCCCTGTTACTCGGTTAGATTTGTGTTGACACCACTACTGGCCGCCATGACACCCCGCAGCAACGCTACTGCGCATGCGCGCTCGGCTCAAACCCCATAGTAACTGCGTCATAGCAACAGGAAGAGCAATCGAACACCGAGCGCTCGCGATGACTCGGGAATCACCATGGAGACGCAGACCAGTCGAGCTGATCATCGACCAGGAGAactaacaacaataacaacaacagagcgtttagaaaaaggaaggaaataaacTAATTTTACCTGCTGATTATCACCAAACACCGATTATAAACTCTTCTATTCTACATTATATCACACTTTATAGATTATTCACCGCCATGACACCTCaccatctttatttatttatttatttatttaatctatctatctatctatctatttagcaaacattttatttattggcaATTTTCATTTGCgaatttggtcatttattgttggtaaatgctgtttgtttgtttgtttgtttgtttgtttgtttgtttgtttagactttttcagtttctgaagaaaacatttctttaatacttaacagaaaaaaatcagcttgtttttttaaaaagagttttTAATGGttgaatatttgtttattaaagatatAGCTTAGTaactaaatacatttattaactaACGGTTtataaatgagactttttatttgttttcactgaatttcagaacaattatttttttactagcTATTACATTGTTTGCTTCATTATGTCTGCATTGATTGATATGCGTGTACTTCATTTagattataaaatgtaataagttggtcttttatttattatagaaatgaGATAACTATGGAATGTattgctgttatttatttaatgtcttaTTAATAGGTTTTCCagttatgtgtttatttatttatttattcatttatttaggcTACCTTTAAGTCTTCAAGTCAAAAATCGAATATTTTTAGTATTTGTGCCTGTTTcaagtttataaataaatgaattaataacacaTACCTACAATAAATGAAAAAGGTAGCAGATGAAACAATATGACGCATTAAATCAATCTTTTAAAATAGTCTAAAACCTGCTCCTtaaatcattttctttaatatttaaaaaaaaaaacatttttaatgaactaATCATTTAGCAATAATTACCTAGTTAAATACTGTGTATAACTTTGTTATTCATACTAACTTTaagtactttatttttattaagacTCCTACTAACCTTATCAAGTCtgaggttttgtgtgtgtgtgtgtgtgtgtgtgtgtgtgtgtgtacctgcagcaGGTGAACACCAGGGGGAGCTTCtgagccctctctctctctctctctctctctctctctctctctctctgtatgtgtgcgcatgtgGCTCAGCAGCTGCTGTCATAacgaggaaacacacacacacacacgctaacacacacacacaaaaggtgcaagcgcgTGCGACGCAATGTCCAGGAAACCGGCCTCATGTTGTCGGTCTGATGTTTAACACTGCACGAGACTGCGCGAGGAAAATGGACGAACTGACGTGAGCTCGGGGTTAAAGTGGTATAGAGAGTGTAGTGACGGACAGCACCGACCCAAACTTGGGCAGTGTAGCGGGGAACTGAGGCAGGAGGCAGGAGGTATGAGCAGAAACGGAGCTCCGGGAGCGCAGGATGCGGCGCAGAAGAGCAGCAGTACCGccgctcctcctcttcctccacccCATCACCCTGATCCTCATGCTCATCATCCCGGGGAGACCCGAATCCCTCCGGAACCGAGCGCGCAGGACGCACCGACCTCTTCCtcaccctcttcctcctcctccgccGGGCGCGTGGCGCGGACCTGGGTGCGCTTCGCCAAAGCCTTCGTGCTCATCTTCCCCGTGTACGCGCTCGGATACTTCGAGTTCAGCGTCAGCTGGTTACTGATCGGCCTcgccatcttcttcttctggagGAGGAACGCGTGCGGTAAGAGCTCCAGGCTGAGCCGAGCGCTGGCGTGTCTCCAGCagcaggagatggagatggagatgaaggaagaggaggagaagaggagcagAGCCGCGCGCGCACTCGACACCACCGAGCTGCCCTCATGGGTGAGACCAAACTCACTATCACTTCTTCCTGAGTCCGAACATGAGCACAGGGTATGGGGTAGAGGTCTATAGGAGGTCATCAAGTCTTAGCAccctgttattattattcatgtatttatttgtttgctgtagatttttatttgatgactctTCCTACATTATCGCTTCagtacaacacacactacagaagTTACAGAACAGTGAAGGCTGCTGCATGATTGTGCTGCAGAAATACGAAGCAGacgtctccagaagaaccgtggctggttctgcgaGATGCTCAGTGAACCTTAACTCGGCTCCTTATCGGACTGCACACGCTGTAGCTGTACGAGACGACTGGGAGCAATCCATCACGccaaatactgatactgatactgaacaCCAAATACTGATACTGACCACTGACCAccaaatactgatactgaaCACCAAATACTGATACTGACCACTGATCAccaaatactgatactgaacaccaaatactgatactgaaCACCAAATACTGATACTGACCACTGACCAccaaatactgatactgaaCATCAAATACTGATACTGAACACCAAATACTGATACTGACCACTGACCACCAAATACTGATACTGACCACCAAATACTGATACTGACCACTGACCACCAAATACTGATACTGACCACTGACCACCAAATACTGATACTGACCACTGACCACCAAATACTGATACTGACCACCAAATACTGATACTGACCACTGACCACCAAATACTGATACTGACCACCAAATACTGATACTGACCACTGACCACCAAATACTGATACTGACCACTGACCAccaaatactgatactgaaCACCAAATACTGATACTGACCACTGATCAccaaatactgatactgatcaCCAAATACTGATACTGACCACTGACCACCAAATACTGATACTGACCACTGACCACCAAATACTGATACTGACCACCAAATACTGATACTGACCACTGACCACCAAATACTGATAGTGAACACCAAATACTGATACTGACCACTGATCAccaaatactgatactgaacaccaaatactgatactgaaCACCAAATACTGATACTGACCACCAAATACTGATACTGACCACTGACCACCAAATACTGATACTGACCACTGATCAccaaatactgatactgatcaCCAAATACTGATACTGACCACTGACCACCAAATACTGATACTGACCACTGATCAccaaatactgatactgatcaCCAAATACTGATACTGACCACTGACCACCAATAACTGACTTCATGTATTACTCTTCACTGCTCGttatagtatttaaataaatgaatccaaTAAACgtagaaatatttaatttcattatttttgaaggcgtctttacagcatttcaccgtTTACTGTTTACACGCTCAGCTCTCTGGACACTGGGAAATAGAAAATCTTCTAACAGagcatgtctttctctctctttccccctctctctctctccctctctctctctccccatctctctttcactcgctccctctttctctttcactctctctccctctttctctttcactctctccctctctctctccctctttctctttcactctctctccctctttctctttcactctctctccctctttctctttcactctctccctctctctctccctctttctctttcactctctccctctttctctttcactctctccctctctccctctttctctttcactctctccctctttctctttcactctctccctctttctctttcactctctccctctctctccctctttctctttcactctctccctctctctctctccctctctctctttcactctctccctctttctctttcactctctccctctctctctccctctctccctctctctctctccctctctctctctccctctctctttcactctgtccctctgtctttcactctctccctctctctctctccctctctctctttcactctctccctctttctctttcactctctccctctctctctccctctctctctctccctctctctttcactctgtccctctgtctttcactctctccctctctctctctccctctctctctctccctctctctttcactctgtccctctctctctttcactctctccctctctctctccctctctctctccctctctctctctccctctctctttcactctgtccctctctctctttcactctctccctctctctctctccctctcgctctctccctctctctttcactctgtccctctctccctctctctttcactctctccctctctctctccctctctctctttcactctctccctctctctttcactccacaggtttgcTTTACACATTCCTCCAAACATGACACAGTGAACTGGCTTCATATTAAAGAAGCACACAGTATAAGAACATCGCGTATGATCAATATACAAAACCGCCAGACACGTCACTCATACTtggacaccccccccccccccccccagaattATCACAGTGAACGTTAATATCAGCTTTTCCTTTAATCCTGGCGCGTGGAGCTGTGTTATGTAGCGTATTTACatgagtgtgtttttgtgtttttgtgacgCACGCATACGGAACGAATATCCTGTTCTAGGAATAAGATACGAACAGTGACGGATTATAAAGTGTGAATGTAAACGTGTCCGGTCTCTACGTCTGAACCCAAGCACCTGGTGATGATCGTAAGAACCCTCTACGACATTACAGCCCCGTAGGAACCAGTTCACGGGTCAGGAACCTTTGAGACGaggttttttatttcatttctatttttgAAGCGCGGAAGTTTGGTGACCGTAAACCAACCTAAAAAAAAGAGCTGATTCGCTGTTAAACTGAACATTTCCTCAGCCTGTATACGTAGCTCCATCTGTAATGTagcttattttatttgatcaaaaGTACTGCATGTATTCTCGAGGTCTTCTAGATAGCAGCCggtctgactggtcacgtgaagataagataagataagataagataagatacacaaaacacaaaaaactccaccGAACCGTACCTTTCATTGATGCTTATATCAtgtgcacctttaatatctctCGTTGCTCCAGGAAATGTTGATATAACACATCTTTAGAAAGATTCAAGGCACGTAATTGGACCGTAATTACATTCGACTTTAAAGTGAAGCTTTAAATGTTCTCTGCATGCACCTTTCTAGATACCAGACACACGCTATAGAACATACACTGAACCCTGCGTGAACAAGGACAGATACAGGTTTAATAGCGTTGTACTGAAAGCGTGATGTGTTCCGTTGGTGGAAATAAAAAGTTCTACGGCTCCACAAGCTTATAGTTTGCATAACGGCCCGGATGCGTCACTAGTTGGATTACGTCCAGGAAGTAAATCAGTGgatgcaataaaataaagttttggGCAGGAAAAATGACAGGTACACAGCGTTCCACTCGCAGCAAGCGGAGTCGATCGGCTGAGACGTGATCGGTGTCTGAAGACTGTCTCTTTAGTTTGAGAAGTCTAactaaggacacacacacattcagtaaTGAGGGATGCATGGATTTTCCATACCCTGATATCCAGCACTGACATCAGTGGTGTAACGGTGAAGGGCTTCTGAACCTGAACAGGGACACGGTTTccatttccctctctctctctctctctctctctctctctgtaggtcGACCTTCATATAcccaacatactgtata contains:
- the dync2i1 gene encoding cytoplasmic dynein 2 intermediate chain 1 isoform X1; translation: MYSGKKITKEDTWRSDDLIRHMRSQEEERRRRERSQRDPERERRKHREESGRRGEVRDERERERGEAEHRDREKERQRDRDKDRDREKEKERDRDGLRERGKERDKEKDLEREKRNREKDRDRNKERDREKEGGREKGDRGKDGERQKREREKDREREKGDREKDRERQKREKEKERDRLREGGRDRGEERDREKDRERERRRAERENERRKEKEISIDGDDKFRERERDRKERHREREHHRGGEEQDKERREQERREKHGHRQHTGKTDGEERREWRRREIEQHVKFNHEDGEIEQRYRRQAGDGVMEREERDKRREQRNDDSNPRPREHESKHSETEQEVGNDVTEDNCEGAEDYGNEDYEDDFEDYEEDFEEFDEDKEEEEEVRESEKREAEPEMSPRSRREVEDIRRAMEKENELLGTARSTPSTQGSEISDRVSADSRKSRTYGRVIDFTAARQREINQEAADKQKKRSTELLRLIELDYSVTESLLDLPPVREYDLYIKSYGTANTKQAYVQCNEDNIERDTQTDEADIADKWTQHPPETSVACGDPQISHNASGESVTRMSVDSKRLAAFLSSATQVMAVLLEENIAESNSVKKLQSHTHTLSFSDGCVHLNTQLNFLQGRQVTLLHFSQTQTHTLLSVHSPHSGSSDVTLDSKTLMCVWNIWEPSTPQRILVCEAEVRSCCFSPGKAALVFAGTDVGSVLVWDLREHSGSHSHVRVCEEEWTLRHPTFSTDAVLSGAGHFSSVVSVEPVLVNVGAGLRDPLLPDQEESLGLSFQLGSLDENGLLNLWVVVELPKADDSGSQTDLGLRPGGKVKLLHSSSLQTTPQLDKGVIGVTSHLRFVLKFLPSDSNHYFIGSNMGLVRHGTRHGLRAVPKLYRPKDGERLAEVTALEFCPTGEPFFLVGCSDGSVRLHALVCEEAVCEWTLGSGRAAVQCLHFSPTRCSVFCALDSASVLHIWDLTQRDESPLLTQDLHTDPVSAMAVSGDASTQNPYSSIALAKDSGRLEIHFLLPSLTLPQASDTGKLHSLAQDTL
- the dync2i1 gene encoding cytoplasmic dynein 2 intermediate chain 1 isoform X3, yielding MYSGKKITKEDTWRSDDLIRHMRSQEEERRRRERSQRDPERERRKHREESGRRGEVRDERERERGEAEHRDREKERQRDRDKDRDREKEKERDRDGLRERGKERDKEKDLEREKRNREKDRDRNKERDREKEGGREKGDRGKDGERQKREREKDREREKGDREKDRERQKREKEKERDRLREGGRDRGEERDREKDRERERRRAERENERRKEKEISIDGDDKFRERERDRKERHREREHHRGGEEQDKERREQERREKHGHRQHTGKTDGEERREWRRREIEQHVKFNHEDGEIEQRYRRQAGDGVMEREERDKRREQRNDDSNPRPREHESKHSETEQEDYEEDFEEFDEDKEEEEEVRESEKREAEPEMSPRSRREVEDIRRAMEKENELLGTARSTPSTQGSEISDRVSADSRKSRTYGRVIDFTAARQREINQEAADKQKKRSTELLRLIELDYSVTESLLDLPPVREYDLYIKSYGTANTKQAYVQCNEDNIERDTQTDEADIADKWTQHPPETSVACGDPQISHNASGESVTRMSVDSKRLAAFLSSATQVMAVLLEENIAESNSVKKLQSHTHTLSFSDGCVHLNTQLNFLQGRQVTLLHFSQTQTHTLLSVHSPHSGSSDVTLDSKTLMCVWNIWEPSTPQRILVCEAEVRSCCFSPGKAALVFAGTDVGSVLVWDLREHSGSHSHVRVCEEEWTLRHPTFSTDAVLSGAGHFSSVVSVEPVLVNVGAGLRDPLLPDQEESLGLSFQLGSLDENGLLNLWVVVELPKADDSGSQTDLGLRPGGKVKLLHSSSLQTTPQLDKGVIGVTSHLRFVLKFLPSDSNHYFIGSNMGLVRHGTRHGLRAVPKLYRPKDGERLAEVTALEFCPTGEPFFLVGCSDGSVRLHALVCEEAVCEWTLGSGRAAVQCLHFSPTRCSVFCALDSASVLHIWDLTQRDESPLLTQDLHTDPVSAMAVSGDASTQNPYSSIALAKDSGRLEIHFLLPSLTLPQASDTGKLHSLAQDTL